A stretch of Bacteroides sp. DNA encodes these proteins:
- a CDS encoding YitT family protein — protein sequence MAFVSKEKLFSRKWFISYSLITLGALIMASGYVLFISPNKIVPGGVYGIGIVLHHLIGIPVGLTGLALNIPLTIIGIRVLGPRFGIKTVIGFVLTSLFIDGLTLLWGEEPLVPNEMLLSSIFGGVMIGFGLGLIFKSRATSGGSDIIAMIVTKYTRMPVGQTLIMVDSVIVLIGLVAFGDWTIPLYSWIVIYITGKVIDGVIEGVSYEKTLFIISEKYKEIADKILIDLNRGGTYLEGKGMFKEDEKKVIFVNVNRREVIILQDYINSIDPNAFVTVINASEILGKGFRSLNEKVTQ from the coding sequence ATGGCTTTTGTTTCCAAAGAAAAATTGTTCTCTCGCAAGTGGTTCATTTCCTACTCCCTCATCACCCTGGGCGCCCTGATCATGGCCTCGGGATATGTGCTTTTCATTTCGCCCAACAAGATCGTTCCCGGTGGGGTCTATGGCATCGGGATTGTCCTGCACCACCTGATCGGCATTCCGGTGGGTCTCACCGGTCTGGCACTCAACATCCCCCTGACCATTATTGGCATACGCGTCCTCGGGCCTCGCTTCGGAATAAAGACCGTGATTGGCTTTGTGCTTACCTCCTTGTTTATTGACGGCCTCACCCTGCTATGGGGTGAAGAACCCCTTGTCCCCAACGAGATGCTCCTCTCAAGCATCTTTGGGGGCGTCATGATAGGCTTTGGCCTGGGGCTGATCTTTAAATCAAGGGCCACCTCCGGAGGCTCCGATATCATCGCCATGATCGTGACCAAGTACACCAGGATGCCTGTCGGACAAACCCTTATCATGGTGGATTCTGTCATTGTACTCATTGGATTGGTGGCCTTTGGCGACTGGACCATCCCCCTCTATTCATGGATCGTCATCTACATCACAGGCAAGGTCATCGATGGGGTCATTGAAGGGGTTTCTTATGAAAAGACCCTGTTTATCATCAGCGAAAAATACAAGGAGATTGCCGATAAGATCCTGATCGACCTCAACCGTGGGGGCACTTACCTCGAAGGCAAGGGCATGTTTAAGGAGGATGAGAAAAAGGTCATCTTTGTCAATGTGAACCGCCGCGAGGTAATCATCCTGCAGGATTATATCAACAGCATTGACCCCAATGCCTTTGTAACGGTGATCAATGCCTCCGAAATCCTCGGGAAAGGCTTCCGCTCGCTGAACGAGAAGGTAACGCAATAG
- a CDS encoding hydrolase, protein MTTEHQEPECCPPFDPAPWMGTVHEWHDKIFIREKVRTFLYMPLNFGGVMRKAMSMIEIAGAKNPDYMVLSEHTSRWNMDVYLAVDREIPKADNFTLSGRYLSQVYEGPFRDTGKWMEDFKKFATEKELKTGKSYMWYTTCPKCAKKYGKNYVVVIGEVV, encoded by the coding sequence ATGACAACAGAACACCAGGAACCTGAATGCTGCCCGCCTTTTGACCCGGCACCCTGGATGGGCACGGTGCATGAGTGGCACGACAAGATATTCATCCGCGAAAAGGTCCGTACCTTTTTATATATGCCCCTGAACTTTGGCGGGGTGATGCGCAAGGCGATGTCAATGATTGAGATTGCCGGGGCAAAGAACCCTGATTACATGGTACTGTCGGAACACACCTCCCGATGGAATATGGATGTTTACCTGGCGGTGGACCGGGAAATCCCCAAGGCCGACAATTTCACCCTCAGCGGGCGTTACCTCAGCCAGGTGTATGAAGGACCTTTCAGGGACACCGGCAAGTGGATGGAAGACTTCAAAAAATTCGCCACCGAAAAGGAACTCAAAACCGGCAAAAGCTATATGTGGTACACCACCTGCCCCAAATGCGCTAAGAAGTACGGGAAGAATTATGTGGTGGTGATAGGAGAAGTCGTTTAA
- a CDS encoding C69 family dipeptidase, with amino-acid sequence MKNNFFAKFLFIALFLLFTPKFFFGIFDPEIDPDGPGYPESCTSIMVGRKASVDGSVMTAHSCDGNYRTWLEIVPSQQYEPGTMLPIRWGTLHTETAWDMKDVTIKGEIPQVEETFAYLNVAYPALNEKQLAIGETTFNGRRELRNEEGLFLIEELEKIALQRCDNAREAIRLMGTLAEEYGYGDWGECITVADTREVWQMEICGSGPGKPSAMWVAQRIPDDHVGISANIPRISDVDFDDPDYFMYSKDLKEVAKRTGFWDGEEPFKFWKVINGRKPFAIRDFYVLSTMAPSLNLSFEAEELPFSVKPDRKVSVEDVMAYYRETYEGTPYDMTQNLLVTVTRRDDEGNETQEVVKSPIANPWMNYDMRTLINELKPETIERQRTIAIAGCSYSHVIQCRDWLPDEIGAIAWFSFDNPGQSPRIPIFSGTLHLPESFKICGQHRYRQDAAIWSFREANRLANVNHSRGRAILEPSVAHFQQKAMEELPEVERTAEKMIKAGKVDEAREYITAYTNDFATLTMKRWEEHRNELWHMFGRGF; translated from the coding sequence ATGAAAAACAATTTTTTTGCCAAATTCCTTTTCATTGCATTATTCCTTTTATTCACCCCAAAATTCTTCTTTGGCATCTTTGATCCGGAAATCGACCCGGACGGGCCGGGCTATCCCGAGAGCTGCACCAGCATCATGGTGGGACGCAAGGCTTCGGTGGATGGCAGCGTGATGACGGCCCACAGCTGCGATGGCAACTACCGCACCTGGCTCGAGATCGTGCCCAGCCAGCAGTACGAACCCGGCACGATGCTGCCCATCCGCTGGGGCACCCTGCACACCGAGACGGCCTGGGATATGAAAGACGTCACCATCAAAGGTGAGATCCCCCAGGTGGAAGAGACCTTTGCCTACCTCAACGTGGCCTACCCTGCCCTCAACGAGAAGCAGCTGGCCATCGGCGAGACCACCTTCAATGGCCGGCGTGAGCTGCGCAACGAGGAGGGCCTCTTCCTCATCGAAGAGCTGGAGAAGATCGCCCTGCAGCGCTGCGACAACGCCCGCGAAGCCATCCGCCTCATGGGCACCCTGGCTGAAGAATATGGCTATGGCGACTGGGGCGAATGCATCACCGTGGCCGACACAAGGGAAGTGTGGCAGATGGAGATCTGCGGCAGCGGCCCCGGCAAACCCTCCGCCATGTGGGTGGCCCAGCGCATCCCCGACGACCACGTGGGCATCTCGGCCAACATCCCACGCATCTCCGACGTCGACTTCGACGACCCCGACTATTTTATGTACAGCAAGGACCTGAAGGAGGTCGCCAAGCGCACCGGCTTCTGGGACGGCGAGGAGCCCTTTAAGTTCTGGAAGGTCATCAACGGCCGCAAGCCCTTTGCCATCCGCGACTTCTATGTGCTGAGCACCATGGCGCCTTCGCTCAACCTCTCCTTCGAGGCCGAAGAGCTGCCCTTCTCGGTGAAGCCCGACCGTAAAGTCTCGGTGGAGGATGTGATGGCTTATTACCGCGAGACCTACGAAGGCACCCCCTATGATATGACCCAGAACCTGCTGGTGACCGTCACCCGTCGCGACGATGAGGGCAACGAGACCCAGGAAGTGGTGAAGAGCCCCATCGCCAACCCCTGGATGAACTACGACATGCGTACCCTCATCAACGAGCTCAAGCCCGAAACCATCGAGCGCCAGCGCACCATCGCCATCGCTGGCTGCTCTTATTCACACGTCATACAGTGCCGCGACTGGCTGCCCGACGAAATCGGAGCCATCGCCTGGTTCTCCTTCGACAACCCCGGACAGAGCCCCCGCATCCCCATCTTCTCAGGCACCCTCCACCTGCCCGAGAGCTTCAAGATCTGCGGACAGCACCGCTACCGCCAGGATGCCGCCATCTGGTCGTTCCGCGAAGCCAACCGCCTGGCCAACGTCAACCACAGCCGTGGCCGCGCCATCCTCGAGCCCTCCGTGGCCCACTTCCAGCAAAAAGCCATGGAAGAACTGCCTGAAGTAGAACGCACCGCCGAAAAGATGATCAAGGCCGGCAAGGTCGATGAAGCCCGCGAATACATCACCGCCTACACCAACGACTTCGCCACCCTCACCATGAAACGCTGGGAAGAACACAGGAACGAGCTGTGGCATATGTTTGGCAGAGGATTCTGA